The Piliocolobus tephrosceles isolate RC106 unplaced genomic scaffold, ASM277652v3 unscaffolded_38799, whole genome shotgun sequence genome contains the following window.
GTGTGtgattttgtgtctgtgtgtgtctttctgtgtgtctctgtggcGGGGAGGGGGTGTGTGcgattttgtgtctgtgtgtgtctgtgtatgtaatGGTGTGTCCCTGTGgtggggagggtgtgtgtgtgatttgaCGTGGGGGCGAGACCTAGGCTTCAGTTTACCCGTTCTGCTAAAACCAAGGGCGGGAGGGGGATGGGGCTGCCGGCAGCCCTCCCAGAGCCTCTGGCAGCCGCTCACGGGTTCCGGACCGCCTGGTGGTTCTTGGGCACCGCCGCGAACCTCAGCTTCTTCAGGACCGCGGGCCAGCCCAGCAGCTGCTGGTCCCACAGGTACTCTGGGGAGAGCACCTTGGTGGGTTTGTGGCGCAGCAGGTACTTGTTCAGGTGGCTCTCGTCGTGCCACACGGCCTCGATGCCGTTGGCCTGGTCGACCATCATGGCCTGGTGGCAGGCCCTGGTGAGCCGCTGCACCTCCTGCACCGACCCCCCGAAAAACGCCCCCATGTAGTAGAAATCACCCTCGTCCTTGGGGATGTAGGCTTGGGACTGGGGCCGGCGCTCGTAGGTGAAGGCCTCTCGGTTGCTTCCATAGAAGCTGGGGTGCAGGGTGCCGAACAGCGGAGTCAGGATCTCCACGCCCACGTGGTCGCGGAACTCCATGTCCACGTCCACGCACACCAGGTAGTCCACCTCGCTGAGGAAGCGCCGCTCGCAGAAGTCGCTGATCATCTCCATGCGGTGCATGGACACGTCCTGCCAGCGCCGGTAGGCGCGCACCTCAAGCACCGACAGCTGCCGACCGGTCCCCAGCGCCACACGCGGCACCGCGGCCGGCTGGTCGGTGAAGACATAGTAGTGGACCCGGTGGCCCACCATGAAGTGCTTCTCTGCCGTCTCCAGGAACAGCTTCAGGAAGATTACGTATCTACAAGGCAGGAGAACGGGGGGGCTGGGAGAGCAGCCAGCCGTGTGCCCCTGGGCTGCCCGAGGCCCGCCCTGCGTGCACCCACCAGCGGCCACTGGAAGGCTCAGAGCAGCAGATGCACCACGTTCTCCTGCCCTGTCCTGAACGAGTCCTCGGGCTCCGACTCGCTTCATCCTCTTCTCAGCGATGGAGGGACCACCAGCACCTCCTCTTAGTAAGGAGGGCTGAGAGCAGGCGGCTGGAGGCTGGTAGCAGGCCGCAGGCTGGAGCCCGCTCACTCCCCCTCTCCCTGGCCTGAGCCATGCCTCCCCAAGCAGCTGCCACTCTTAGGGCCGGGCCGGCCACGTGCCCCCTCATTATAAGCTGCGCGGGAGGCCCCCCACACGCCCGCCTCTGCACCCTAGAGCTTCCCCCTCCCAGGCTTGAACTGCACGTATTCCTAACAGTAGGTCATTCCTGGACTCCCCACTGGGTCAGGAACCAGGCCTACCATGTGGGGGGAGGGAAGAAGGTGAACCCTGAAATAATAGGGGTGAGTAAGGGTTTGTTGAGGCCACAAACCCCGAGTCCATGGTAGAACCTCTAGGCCCAAGTCAGgtgcctcccccaccccaggacATTTTCTCCAACTGCCTCAGATGGTGGGTTCCTCCTTGAGGTCCCCCAGGGCCACCACCGTGGGGATGGGATATCTCCCATCATTCAGCAAGTGTGCCCCTGAGGCCCCGAGTTTATGGAACAGGCATCGTGGCTGCTTTGCCCCAGCTGGCTCATTGGCAAACCATTCACGAGGGGTTTTACCGACCCGGCGAGCCCACGTGAGCTCAGTAAGATGCTGTGTGAATGACCTTTCCCATCTGCCCTCTGGGAGGACAAGGCTGGCCGCCGCCCCACTCTGTCTTGAACAAGGGGAGACCTCAGTGTCCGTGGTCACTCGTCACTGCCTGGGTCTCTGCCCTCGGCCACCTCACTGACTTACTTTTTGATGGCAAACACAGTTAACCCGATGGTGGTGTTCTGGAGCCTGAACTGCTTGTTGAGGATGTCGATGTTGAACGTGCCCTCCCAGACAATGGGAGCCAGCCAAGGGGTCACGACACGGACGTCCTTCCTACTGCACATGGAGAGAGATGTGGGGTCACATGGAGCTGGCAGGGTGCCACACGCATGCGCCTGTGGCACACAGCCACCCCCACCTGGAAACTCCACTCAGCTTCCACCTCCTCTGACCACCCTTCCAGAGGCAGCCACCCTTCCCCAGGAAACCAGCCAGAGGCAAAGGTGACTCCAACTGGGCAAATCACTCCCAGCCCTCCCTCAACATTGGACCTGCCACAACACAGAGGAAGCTGAGCTTTGctgacaaagaaatagaaaccacCCCTTCCCCGCACCCTCCCCCCGCTGCCCCTCCCCAGGAAGGAGGTACCTATCAGGCCTTTGCAGGGGCTTTGGTGAGCAAAGGGACAGGAAACAAGAGACACAAGTCAAAGAAAGCAAAGGGAAAGAGGACAGCCATGTGGGCCTCCGAATTCAGATGTCATGAGAACCTGAGAGGAGAGAATGGCAAAGCagccccaactttttttttttttttttttttttttgagacagagtctcattctatcgcccaggcagattgcagtggcacaatctcagctcactgcagcctccgcctcctgggttcatgcaattctcctgcctcagcctcccgggtagctgggattataggcacacaccaccacgcccagctaattttttgtgtatttttagtagagacgggatttcactatgttggccaagctggtctcgaactcctgacctcatgatctgcccaccttggcctcccaaagtgctgggattacaggcgtgagccaccgcgcctggctagcaGCCCCAACTGAGATTTACATCAAGGAAACCGCCCTCTAATACCTTCAGAACAGCCCCTTGAGCTGCGTTCAGTCTCAGCTTCAGTAACTTTACTCACCAGGGCGTCAACACCTTTGGCTGGGGGTAGACCATCCTGCAAGCACAAAGCGTCGTCACGTGAGTTTGCATGGAAAGCGTGGGACACAGGTAAGCAGGGGGTGTGCACAGCTGCTGAACCATGACTGGGTGTCAAC
Protein-coding sequences here:
- the LOC113223108 gene encoding histo-blood group ABO system transferase, which translates into the protein MMLVLVLFGYGVLSPRSLLPGSLERGFCMAFREPDGLQRVSLPRMVYPQPKVLTPCRKDVRVVTPWLAPIVWEGTFNIDILNKQFRLQNTTIGLTVFAIKKYVIFLKLFLETAEKHFMVGHRVHYYVFTDQPAAVPRVALGTGRQLSVLEVRAYRRWQDVSMHRMEMISDFCERRFLSEVDYLVCVDVDMEFRDHVGVEILTPLFGTLHPSFYGSNREAFTYERRPQSQAYIPKDEGDFYYMGAFFGGSVQEVQRLTRACHQAMMVDQANGIEAVWHDESHLNKYLLRHKPTKVLSPEYLWDQQLLGWPAVLKKLRFAAVPKNHQAVRNP